From Oscillospiraceae bacterium CM, a single genomic window includes:
- a CDS encoding PD-(D/E)XK nuclease family protein, with amino-acid sequence MKNNLFTYATSELSQDAFLCWLMSYAMKDVKKDKALRRCAVAFLKQFVPPIKTLEDGEIYVSNIERQHGKIDVLLTLEGGYKIIVEDKTFTSDHDEQLSRYKDLLISEGVSPELIYGVYYKTGFESDTSNAEKAGYAVFDRKRILSILNANSSGMTSDIFLDYLDYYNTFESETQRYKILPVEQWDWKMIQGYYDDLKKAADFRFGSLDGAFNYGYVANPSGGFYGMWLFPRTALYYGAVEFYPYLQMEFNNGAINICVKLSIENDVQSFKPSELKDIIAYNNTHEWKYDLEQFGYFKPFRLSSGKTMTVGTIWREPRKDISGIELTNSLQSAVDGFEQFMLYCKEKAGET; translated from the coding sequence ATGAAGAATAACCTGTTTACATACGCCACATCCGAACTGTCGCAGGATGCTTTTTTGTGTTGGCTGATGTCGTATGCCATGAAGGACGTAAAAAAAGACAAGGCGCTCAGGCGTTGCGCCGTCGCCTTTCTCAAGCAATTTGTGCCGCCGATTAAGACTTTGGAAGACGGTGAGATTTACGTGTCCAATATAGAGCGACAACATGGGAAAATTGACGTCTTGCTCACGTTGGAGGGCGGATATAAGATTATTGTTGAAGATAAGACATTTACGAGCGATCACGACGAACAGCTTTCACGCTACAAGGATTTGCTGATAAGTGAGGGCGTAAGCCCGGAATTGATCTACGGTGTCTATTACAAAACGGGCTTTGAAAGCGACACATCCAACGCCGAAAAAGCGGGATATGCTGTCTTTGACCGCAAACGTATACTGTCCATCTTAAACGCCAATAGCTCCGGCATGACAAGCGATATTTTTCTCGATTATCTTGATTATTATAATACCTTCGAAAGCGAAACCCAAAGGTACAAAATTCTACCCGTCGAACAGTGGGATTGGAAGATGATACAAGGTTATTATGACGATTTAAAAAAAGCTGCTGATTTTCGGTTCGGGTCGCTTGATGGTGCATTTAATTACGGGTATGTTGCCAATCCTTCTGGCGGCTTCTATGGTATGTGGTTGTTTCCGCGGACAGCGCTATATTATGGTGCGGTAGAATTTTACCCATATCTACAGATGGAGTTTAACAATGGCGCAATCAACATATGTGTCAAGCTGTCTATTGAGAACGATGTGCAAAGCTTCAAGCCTTCGGAATTGAAAGACATTATTGCATATAATAACACGCATGAATGGAAGTATGACCTTGAACAATTCGGATATTTCAAGCCTTTCAGACTTTCAAGCGGAAAAACCATGACAGTCGGAACCATATGGCGTGAGCCGCGAAAGGACATCTCCGGTATCGAATTGACGAACAGCCTTCAAAGCGCGGTTGACGGATTCGAACAATTCATGCTGTACTGCAAGGAAAAGGCAGGTGAAACATGA
- a CDS encoding plasmid pRiA4b ORF-3 family protein produces the protein MASQPIYQFYAELDDYTPKMWRRFQVMNNITMARLGYIVMTMFEMQASHLFCFEVPLGENYSQHMKERHKEKELDDLISFRAKDKITRFEVQNEMTTEFQDEDALNAANEKLPRIITQVGDKLTLQYDFGDGWEIKLVLEQIIEDKDLHGKELPRALDGAGYGIIEDCGGTGGLEDIAKAFKKKTGKQYDQYRQWLGADELDLAAFDIDDMNFRLKKVPRIYADAYEHGLEPTRQSMDLLTRKYLDK, from the coding sequence ATGGCATCACAACCTATTTATCAGTTTTATGCCGAACTCGACGACTACACGCCCAAAATGTGGCGGCGCTTTCAAGTGATGAACAATATCACAATGGCGCGGCTTGGCTATATAGTTATGACGATGTTTGAAATGCAGGCGAGTCATCTGTTTTGCTTCGAGGTGCCGTTAGGAGAAAACTACTCTCAGCACATGAAGGAGCGGCATAAAGAGAAAGAGTTGGATGATCTTATTTCCTTTAGAGCTAAAGATAAAATCACTCGCTTTGAAGTCCAAAACGAAATGACGACCGAGTTTCAGGATGAGGATGCACTTAACGCAGCAAACGAGAAACTGCCACGCATAATCACTCAGGTCGGAGATAAACTCACTCTCCAATACGACTTTGGGGACGGTTGGGAAATCAAACTCGTACTTGAACAAATCATTGAAGATAAAGACCTCCATGGTAAGGAACTGCCTCGAGCTCTTGACGGCGCGGGGTACGGAATAATTGAAGACTGCGGTGGCACTGGCGGGTTAGAGGACATTGCCAAGGCTTTCAAGAAGAAAACGGGCAAGCAATACGATCAGTACCGCCAGTGGCTCGGAGCAGACGAACTGGATCTGGCCGCATTTGATATTGACGATATGAACTTCCGATTGAAAAAAGTTCCTCGGATTTATGCGGATGCATATGAACACGGGCTGGAACCAACAAGGCAATCTATGGATTTGCTGACGCGAAAATATTTGGACAAATAG
- a CDS encoding DUF188 domain-containing protein: MRILIDADGCPVVDIAIAEAKKRTIGCILLCDTSHVFEKDGAKTLTFSKGADSVDFALVNMVRAGDLVITQDYGLAAMCLARKALVLNQDGMEYTADNIDALLAERHNSKKIRNAGGHLKGMHKRAPAQDVAFRAKLRDMLMTF; the protein is encoded by the coding sequence ATGCGTATATTAATAGATGCGGATGGGTGTCCAGTCGTAGACATCGCTATAGCAGAAGCAAAAAAGCGAACTATTGGATGTATTCTTCTGTGCGATACCTCCCATGTATTTGAGAAGGATGGGGCAAAAACTCTGACCTTTTCCAAAGGTGCAGACAGCGTGGATTTTGCTTTGGTGAATATGGTCAGGGCCGGCGACCTCGTAATCACGCAGGATTATGGGCTTGCCGCGATGTGTCTTGCCCGGAAAGCGCTGGTGCTTAACCAAGACGGAATGGAGTATACGGCAGATAACATCGACGCATTGTTGGCCGAGCGGCATAACTCAAAAAAGATCCGTAATGCTGGAGGCCACCTCAAGGGTATGCATAAACGCGCACCGGCGCAGGATGTGGCATTCCGTGCGAAGTTGCGCGATATGCTGATGACATTTTAG
- a CDS encoding DUF262 domain-containing protein codes for MKIGPGRIINDFIEPNKRQYAIPVYQRNYEWSREQCVKLFEDIVKAYKEDKTHFCGSVVYAPLKEEHNIHYYVIIDGQQRLTTVYILIKALLDMAESDAERDAMKEALFNKDKFNTYDVDVASKLKLKPIKSDNRQLFLMMDEKTDEVDITSGIWRNYDLFCRLIKEQLEAGMYVKEIYKGLEKLTCASILLDADDNAQEIFERINSTGIPLGLADKIRNYVLMTDADQEKLYEEYWLPTEEAVRRENMAPFFINYLNLKVDGFPREDEAYDVFKAVYTDGTFTNKKMLDEIFHYAKYYKAFLYGDLKYGKAVNALLADLQKLKQTTVFLFLFRVFDDYEAKIIDQEVLEKVLRFLLNYSIRRLICEIGSNSLRGLYKTLYARVFARAENKQHYYDAIVSFMMQLTSKDTLPADSAFRTALEQKNLYRKNALCKYLLTAIENQGKEQLLTDNLTVEHILPQNRNLSTSWQKMLGDNWEADHDKYLHTLGNLTLTAYNGELGDKPFAEKKEKLAEVQTKVVTLYEDVKTCDRWDASAIEARAKRLSGLVLGLFPIETPAVAISFSDPKYAEYTCEEPDEATYKVPNYYILLGERVNSTSFAEMLRSVVDRLYELDSSIIEGMARNDEKLNSWSQNIMFSYNPDNVNGDYKVKDTDIYQNVGFSAAHIIRIIAALLDKYDIEHSEFVYSAKVTKSL; via the coding sequence ATGAAGATCGGACCAGGCAGAATAATCAATGATTTCATAGAGCCCAATAAAAGGCAATACGCTATCCCCGTTTACCAACGCAACTACGAATGGTCAAGGGAGCAATGCGTCAAGCTGTTCGAGGATATTGTGAAGGCATATAAAGAGGACAAGACCCACTTCTGCGGGTCCGTGGTTTATGCGCCTTTGAAGGAAGAACACAATATCCACTACTATGTCATTATCGACGGCCAGCAGCGACTGACGACAGTATATATCCTAATCAAAGCCCTGCTTGATATGGCGGAGTCTGACGCCGAACGTGATGCCATGAAGGAAGCACTTTTTAATAAGGACAAGTTCAATACATATGATGTCGATGTTGCCAGTAAGCTGAAGCTCAAACCCATAAAAAGCGATAACCGTCAACTTTTTCTTATGATGGACGAAAAAACGGATGAGGTCGATATCACCAGCGGAATATGGCGCAACTATGATCTGTTCTGTAGACTCATAAAAGAACAGCTCGAAGCCGGCATGTATGTAAAGGAAATTTACAAGGGTTTGGAAAAGCTGACCTGTGCCAGCATTCTGTTGGACGCTGATGACAACGCGCAGGAGATCTTTGAGCGCATCAATTCTACCGGTATCCCGTTGGGGCTGGCCGACAAGATCCGAAACTATGTGCTGATGACCGACGCCGATCAGGAAAAGCTATACGAGGAATATTGGCTTCCCACCGAGGAAGCCGTTCGCCGAGAGAATATGGCGCCTTTCTTCATCAATTATTTGAACCTGAAGGTTGACGGCTTTCCGCGCGAGGATGAAGCCTATGATGTGTTCAAGGCCGTATATACTGACGGCACGTTCACGAATAAGAAAATGCTGGATGAGATCTTCCATTACGCAAAATACTACAAGGCATTCCTGTACGGAGACCTCAAGTACGGGAAAGCTGTCAATGCGCTTCTGGCTGACTTGCAGAAGCTGAAGCAAACAACGGTCTTTCTGTTCCTGTTTCGAGTTTTTGACGATTACGAGGCCAAGATCATCGATCAAGAGGTGCTTGAGAAGGTATTGCGTTTTCTGTTGAACTACAGCATTCGACGCCTGATCTGTGAAATTGGCTCTAACTCGCTGCGTGGTTTGTATAAGACCCTTTATGCGCGCGTATTCGCAAGAGCGGAGAACAAGCAGCACTATTACGATGCGATTGTTTCTTTTATGATGCAGCTCACATCGAAAGACACGTTGCCCGCAGATTCGGCGTTTAGGACGGCTTTAGAGCAGAAAAACCTTTATCGCAAGAACGCCCTGTGCAAATATCTACTGACAGCAATTGAGAATCAGGGCAAGGAGCAGCTATTAACCGACAATCTTACCGTGGAGCATATTCTTCCGCAGAACCGTAACCTCTCAACCTCATGGCAGAAAATGCTTGGCGATAACTGGGAGGCTGACCACGATAAATATCTGCACACACTCGGCAATCTGACGCTTACTGCTTATAATGGGGAATTAGGTGATAAGCCCTTTGCTGAGAAAAAAGAGAAACTGGCAGAAGTACAAACAAAAGTGGTGACTCTTTATGAGGATGTAAAGACTTGTGACCGCTGGGATGCATCGGCCATAGAAGCAAGAGCAAAGCGCCTATCCGGGCTTGTTCTTGGACTGTTCCCAATAGAAACACCCGCAGTCGCTATTTCTTTTTCCGACCCCAAGTATGCGGAATACACCTGTGAAGAACCTGATGAAGCCACATATAAAGTCCCTAATTACTATATTCTTCTTGGTGAGCGTGTCAATTCGACCAGTTTCGCTGAAATGCTGCGTTCTGTTGTTGACCGACTATATGAACTTGACAGCAGCATCATCGAAGGGATGGCACGAAATGATGAGAAACTGAACTCATGGTCGCAAAACATTATGTTCTCTTACAACCCGGACAATGTGAACGGAGATTACAAGGTTAAAGATACAGACATTTATCAGAATGTTGGCTTCTCAGCTGCACACATTATTCGAATCATTGCCGCGTTGCTCGATAAGTACGACATTGAGCATAGTGAGTTCGTGTACAGTGCTAAGGTAACCAAGAGCCTATGA
- a CDS encoding (deoxy)nucleoside triphosphate pyrophosphohydrolase — protein sequence MKDMITPNENLTVLPDNDSLCPQNGKTLYISQTTEGIDYRSFLGQVVQYINMADVLAKIKAGTQYVVQIPTEYQAAFQAGKSFLMENKETGKRWPTLMRVAKSGRNEVVTPLPIKEQSFVQGNPIQDLANGFQNILIQQQMAQLALVAEETYRVVERIEHGQMDDRIGLLLAGKNGISLALSMPEGEERKMQIVASRQNLLTAQAQIGKTLERRTSEFAPISKFAAVRFLRESLHSGYLQGKDYEVEEIQEYYDLYLNATKLIAASYVLCSDMPTAEKAFEFAEQYLSTLDFSKVKTIQYLHQSANDMFYLRPVEYLAAERNVYMNEAKGFDYIALEVSGDNLLEALSDGKSETVSEEATQ from the coding sequence ATGAAAGATATGATTACGCCCAATGAAAACCTAACAGTCCTGCCCGATAATGATTCACTCTGCCCGCAAAATGGTAAAACTCTATATATCTCGCAAACAACAGAAGGCATTGACTACCGAAGTTTTCTCGGGCAAGTGGTTCAGTATATCAATATGGCTGATGTGTTAGCCAAGATTAAGGCTGGAACACAGTATGTCGTCCAGATTCCGACAGAATATCAGGCCGCATTTCAAGCTGGAAAAAGCTTTCTGATGGAGAACAAGGAAACCGGAAAGCGTTGGCCTACATTAATGAGAGTAGCAAAAAGCGGTCGGAACGAGGTCGTGACGCCGCTGCCCATAAAGGAGCAGAGCTTTGTGCAGGGCAATCCAATTCAGGATTTGGCGAATGGCTTTCAGAACATCTTGATACAGCAGCAGATGGCACAGCTCGCTCTCGTAGCCGAGGAAACCTATCGTGTCGTCGAACGCATTGAACACGGCCAGATGGATGACCGAATTGGTTTGCTCCTCGCTGGGAAGAACGGCATCTCATTGGCGCTGTCCATGCCAGAGGGCGAAGAACGCAAAATGCAAATTGTTGCAAGCAGGCAAAACCTTTTGACAGCACAGGCGCAAATAGGAAAAACGCTTGAACGCAGAACATCGGAATTTGCACCCATTTCCAAATTTGCCGCCGTTAGATTCTTGCGGGAATCCCTTCACAGTGGATATTTGCAAGGAAAGGATTACGAGGTTGAAGAAATCCAAGAGTACTACGATCTATATCTTAATGCGACGAAGTTGATTGCGGCATCCTATGTGCTCTGTTCAGATATGCCAACGGCGGAAAAAGCATTCGAATTTGCTGAGCAGTATCTGTCGACGTTAGATTTCTCTAAAGTAAAGACAATACAGTATTTACATCAATCGGCAAATGATATGTTTTATCTTAGGCCGGTGGAATACCTTGCAGCAGAGCGAAATGTATACATGAATGAAGCAAAGGGGTTCGATTATATCGCCCTTGAGGTGTCAGGGGATAATTTGTTGGAGGCGCTTAGCGATGGAAAATCAGAAACGGTTTCAGAAGAAGCCACTCAATAG
- a CDS encoding type I restriction endonuclease subunit R — MSLFNEHALEMSIMELFKDEEYTYLNGEQIHRERTEVLLADDLKQYLYNRYAQDGITPSEVESILLMLRGISGTIYEANKAVSKMICDGFILNREDRTQKDLYIELIDFDTPENNSFKVVNQFEIEGINNQLRIPDGIMFINGIPVVVLEFKSAVKENTTIMDAYTQLTVRYRRDIPELFKYNAFIVISDGANNKYGSFFSPYDFFYAWRKVESEDKDLDGISSLVTMVKGMFRKERLLSVIKDFVYFPDSSDKDLKVVCRYPQFFAANKLFENIKTHLRPDGDGKGGTYFGATGCGKSYTMLFLTRRLMKDTHFRSPTILVITDRTDLDDQLSKQFVSSKKYIGDETVVSIDSRERLRQELQGRTSGGVYLTTIQKFTEDLSLLTDRTNVICISDEAHRSQINLDQKVRVTAEGVERTYGFAKYLHDSLPNATYVGFTGTPVDGTIEVFGGIVDAYTMTESVRDGITVNLVYDGRAARVTLNQQKVKEIEDYYAKCEIEGANEYQIEESQKAVAHIDMIIGDPDRLHAVAEDFIKHYETRVAEGATVAGKAMFVCSNRNIAFALYKIIIELRPAWAKKKICADGVELSEKNKKELKPIEMIKLVMTRNKDDEKELFDILGTKDDRKEFDRQFKNIKSNFKIAIVVDMWLTGFDVPSLDTIYIDKPIQQHSLIQTISRVNRVYEGKDKGLIVDYIGIKKNMNLALKKYTNFETDEFEEIEQSITIVKDQLEVLAQMFHIFNSSDFFNGTPKEQLHCLNRAVEYVQLSEELETRFMAAVKRMKQAFNLCSSSEKISDEEKSYIHFYCAVRSILFKLTRGDAPDIAQMNARVRELLEGAIQSDGIEELFETGKHISVDIFSDEYMDKINAIQLPNTKIKILQRLLTQAIDEFKKVNKIMGIEFADRLKHVIDEYNNRRRDEAYANEVLDDVAEQLAKLLEELKGEKESFKKMGIDFEEKAFYDILKAVARKYEFGYPDDKMIELSKRIKLIVDDKSKYTDWSTREDIKANLQVDLILLLDEFGYPPVTLDDVYKEVLEQAENFKKYAN; from the coding sequence ATGTCGTTATTCAACGAACACGCATTGGAAATGTCTATCATGGAGCTGTTCAAGGATGAAGAATACACTTACCTGAACGGCGAACAAATCCATAGAGAGAGGACTGAGGTGCTGCTTGCTGATGACTTGAAGCAGTATCTCTATAACCGCTATGCACAGGATGGTATTACACCAAGTGAGGTGGAAAGCATCCTTCTTATGCTGCGCGGCATTTCCGGCACGATCTATGAGGCGAACAAGGCTGTCTCCAAGATGATATGCGATGGCTTTATCCTCAATCGTGAGGATCGCACCCAAAAAGACCTATATATTGAACTGATTGATTTCGACACTCCCGAAAACAACAGCTTCAAAGTGGTCAATCAGTTTGAGATCGAGGGCATCAACAATCAGTTGCGCATTCCTGACGGCATCATGTTCATCAACGGCATTCCTGTTGTCGTGCTTGAGTTTAAGAGCGCCGTCAAAGAGAACACAACAATCATGGACGCATACACGCAGCTCACTGTCCGGTATCGCCGGGATATTCCTGAGCTGTTCAAATACAATGCCTTCATCGTCATCAGCGACGGAGCAAACAATAAGTACGGCTCATTTTTCAGCCCGTATGACTTCTTCTATGCTTGGCGCAAGGTCGAGTCCGAGGATAAAGACCTTGATGGCATCAGCTCTCTTGTCACGATGGTCAAGGGCATGTTTCGCAAAGAACGCTTGCTCTCCGTAATCAAGGACTTCGTGTATTTCCCCGATAGCTCAGATAAAGACCTCAAGGTGGTCTGCCGCTATCCGCAGTTCTTTGCTGCCAACAAACTGTTTGAAAACATCAAGACGCATCTACGTCCTGATGGCGACGGTAAAGGCGGCACGTATTTCGGAGCTACCGGTTGTGGTAAGAGCTATACCATGCTTTTCCTCACCCGGCGTCTGATGAAGGATACCCACTTCCGCAGCCCGACAATACTTGTAATCACGGACAGAACTGACCTTGACGATCAGCTCTCAAAGCAGTTTGTGTCCTCAAAGAAATACATAGGTGACGAAACCGTTGTCAGCATCGACTCCCGTGAGCGCCTTCGCCAAGAACTGCAAGGCAGGACAAGCGGCGGGGTCTACTTGACGACCATACAGAAATTCACCGAAGACCTGAGCCTACTAACGGATAGAACAAACGTCATCTGTATCTCTGATGAAGCCCATCGCAGCCAGATCAATCTTGATCAAAAAGTCCGCGTCACGGCGGAAGGTGTGGAACGCACCTATGGGTTCGCCAAGTACCTGCATGATTCTCTGCCGAATGCTACTTATGTCGGCTTCACCGGCACACCTGTCGATGGAACGATTGAGGTATTCGGCGGCATAGTTGACGCATACACCATGACCGAATCCGTCCGGGATGGAATAACCGTAAACCTTGTCTACGACGGACGCGCTGCGAGGGTAACGCTCAATCAGCAGAAAGTCAAGGAGATTGAGGATTATTACGCCAAATGTGAGATTGAAGGCGCAAATGAGTATCAGATAGAGGAAAGCCAAAAAGCCGTCGCTCATATCGACATGATTATCGGAGATCCTGACCGTCTTCATGCTGTTGCCGAAGACTTCATAAAACATTATGAAACAAGAGTCGCAGAGGGTGCTACTGTCGCCGGTAAAGCAATGTTTGTCTGTTCCAACCGGAACATTGCTTTTGCGCTCTACAAGATCATCATAGAGCTGCGTCCTGCATGGGCTAAGAAGAAGATTTGCGCTGATGGAGTTGAGCTGAGCGAAAAGAACAAAAAGGAACTCAAGCCCATTGAAATGATAAAGCTGGTCATGACGCGAAACAAGGACGATGAAAAAGAACTCTTTGACATACTCGGAACAAAGGATGACCGCAAAGAGTTTGACCGGCAATTCAAGAACATCAAATCAAACTTCAAGATTGCCATAGTCGTTGATATGTGGTTGACCGGCTTCGATGTACCTTCTTTGGATACCATATACATTGACAAGCCGATTCAGCAACATTCCCTTATCCAGACCATTTCTCGCGTAAATCGTGTTTATGAGGGAAAGGACAAGGGCTTAATTGTAGACTACATCGGCATCAAGAAGAATATGAATCTTGCTCTCAAGAAGTACACCAACTTCGAGACTGATGAGTTTGAGGAAATAGAGCAATCCATCACCATTGTCAAGGATCAGCTTGAAGTTCTGGCGCAAATGTTCCATATCTTCAACAGCTCAGACTTTTTCAATGGCACACCGAAAGAACAGCTTCATTGCCTGAACAGAGCCGTCGAGTATGTCCAGCTCTCAGAAGAGTTGGAGACTCGTTTCATGGCGGCTGTGAAAAGAATGAAGCAAGCCTTCAACCTTTGCAGCTCAAGCGAGAAGATTTCAGACGAGGAAAAGAGCTACATCCATTTCTACTGCGCGGTTCGCTCTATCCTGTTTAAGCTCACACGGGGAGATGCGCCTGATATTGCACAGATGAATGCCCGTGTCAGAGAACTGCTTGAGGGTGCAATACAGTCTGACGGCATCGAAGAACTCTTTGAAACGGGGAAACACATCTCTGTCGATATTTTCAGCGATGAGTATATGGACAAGATTAATGCCATCCAGCTTCCCAACACAAAGATTAAGATATTGCAGCGTCTTCTTACGCAAGCGATTGATGAGTTCAAGAAGGTCAACAAGATTATGGGCATTGAGTTTGCTGACCGTCTCAAACACGTTATTGACGAGTATAACAATAGGCGGCGCGATGAGGCTTATGCGAATGAAGTTTTAGATGATGTCGCTGAGCAGCTTGCCAAGCTGCTTGAGGAATTGAAGGGTGAGAAAGAGTCCTTCAAGAAAATGGGCATAGATTTCGAGGAAAAGGCGTTTTACGACATTCTGAAAGCCGTCGCAAGAAAATACGAATTCGGGTATCCTGACGACAAAATGATAGAGTTGTCCAAACGCATCAAGCTGATCGTCGATGACAAATCAAAGTATACAGACTGGTCTACCCGAGAAGATATTAAAGCCAACCTTCAAGTCGACCTGATTCTTTTGCTGGATGAGTTCGGATACCCCCCGGTAACACTGGATGATGTCTACAAGGAAGTTTTGGAACAGGCAGAGAACTTCAAAAAATATGCAAATTGA
- a CDS encoding restriction endonuclease subunit S — MKDGDKLLGGYIRQVDVRNTDGREDNLLGVSVQKKFIPSIANTVGTDFTKYKVVKRGQFTYIPDTSRRGDKIGIALLSEYDEGLVSNIYTVFEVIDETQLLPDYLMLWFSRPEFDRYARFKSHGSVREVMDWDEMCKVELPIPPIDRQKAIVKAYQTITDRIELKQKINDNLAEIGLAMFKAHFYVTSDELVNTPLYELAGYINGTSFSEEEYSETGLPIIKIAELKDGVTSATQYFTGSKDGKYMIRDKDVLFSWSGNPDTSIDAFIWSHGGSILNQHTFKMECQYGEAFTFFMLKYCKPEFVKAAMGKQTTGLGHVTVKDLKRLTLPFSSEIAEQFNCKAQPIFYEIYNNLKEINSLFDTRDQLVRRISIVAC, encoded by the coding sequence ATGAAAGACGGGGACAAATTGCTTGGCGGCTATATTCGTCAAGTAGACGTGCGAAATACGGATGGTCGAGAAGACAATCTTCTCGGTGTTTCCGTACAAAAGAAGTTCATTCCTTCTATTGCAAATACAGTGGGTACGGACTTCACTAAGTATAAAGTCGTGAAGAGAGGTCAGTTCACCTACATTCCCGACACATCTCGGCGTGGGGATAAGATTGGCATAGCCCTTCTCTCTGAGTACGACGAGGGATTAGTCAGCAACATCTACACCGTCTTTGAAGTGATAGATGAAACTCAGCTCTTGCCGGATTACCTTATGCTTTGGTTCAGCCGCCCGGAGTTTGACAGATACGCTCGTTTCAAATCTCATGGTAGTGTCCGCGAGGTCATGGACTGGGATGAGATGTGCAAGGTTGAACTGCCCATTCCCCCTATTGACAGGCAGAAAGCGATTGTGAAAGCATATCAGACTATCACTGATCGGATCGAGTTAAAGCAAAAGATAAATGATAATTTAGCGGAGATTGGACTTGCCATGTTCAAGGCGCATTTTTACGTTACTTCCGATGAGCTGGTCAATACGCCCCTATATGAATTGGCGGGATATATTAACGGAACGTCCTTCTCAGAAGAAGAGTATTCCGAAACCGGCTTGCCAATAATCAAGATTGCTGAGCTTAAAGACGGCGTAACGTCGGCAACTCAGTATTTCACAGGGTCAAAGGACGGCAAATACATGATTAGGGACAAGGATGTTTTATTCTCATGGTCAGGAAACCCGGACACTTCTATTGACGCTTTCATTTGGAGTCATGGAGGTAGCATTTTGAATCAGCACACCTTCAAGATGGAGTGTCAATATGGTGAAGCGTTTACCTTTTTCATGCTCAAGTATTGCAAACCTGAGTTCGTGAAAGCGGCAATGGGTAAGCAAACAACCGGGTTGGGGCATGTCACAGTTAAAGACCTCAAGCGTCTCACTCTTCCTTTCAGTTCTGAGATTGCTGAGCAATTTAACTGTAAAGCGCAGCCAATATTTTATGAGATATATAATAATCTCAAGGAGATTAACAGCTTATTCGATACAAGGGATCAGCTTGTGAGACGAATAAGCATAGTTGCATGCTAA
- a CDS encoding tyrosine-type recombinase/integrase, giving the protein MKEELINEIERQMLPYLNNEQLLRLQDVLSKTLSGLNISAEECHTPSEDKAIEAFISAKRIEGCSEKTLNYYLNTIEAMVSDIGKPPQRIMTEDLRRYLTEYQCRRKSSKVTIDNIRRILSSFFSWLEDEDFIVKSPVRRIHKVKTGKMVKDTYTDEALELMRDHSTTERDLAIIDLLASSGMRVGEMVTLNREDINFAERECVVFGKGNKERLVYFDARTKIHLQDYLNSRTDSNPALFVSLNAPHERLMIGGVETRLRELGKSLNMPKVHPHKFRRTLATTAIDKGMPIEQVQQLLGHQKIDTTMHYAMVKQQNVKLAHRKFIG; this is encoded by the coding sequence ATGAAGGAAGAACTGATCAATGAGATTGAAAGGCAAATGCTGCCCTATCTCAACAACGAGCAACTGCTGAGGCTTCAGGACGTTCTATCAAAGACGTTAAGCGGCTTGAACATCAGCGCGGAAGAGTGCCATACTCCATCCGAGGATAAAGCTATTGAGGCATTCATCTCGGCTAAGAGGATAGAAGGATGCTCAGAGAAGACGCTGAACTACTACCTCAACACGATTGAGGCAATGGTTTCAGATATAGGCAAGCCCCCGCAGCGGATCATGACGGAAGACCTCAGAAGGTATCTTACTGAATATCAATGCCGCCGCAAGTCGAGCAAGGTGACGATTGATAACATCCGGCGCATCCTGTCCAGCTTCTTTTCTTGGCTTGAGGATGAGGATTTCATTGTGAAAAGTCCTGTACGCAGGATACACAAGGTCAAGACCGGCAAAATGGTCAAGGACACCTACACGGATGAAGCTTTGGAGCTTATGCGGGATCACTCCACCACCGAGAGAGACTTGGCAATCATTGATCTGCTTGCATCATCCGGTATGCGCGTCGGCGAAATGGTCACTCTCAACCGTGAGGACATCAACTTCGCAGAGCGTGAATGCGTAGTCTTTGGCAAGGGAAATAAGGAACGGCTCGTGTACTTCGATGCCAGGACGAAGATCCACTTGCAAGACTACCTGAACAGCCGGACGGACAGCAACCCAGCTTTATTTGTCTCTTTGAATGCGCCTCATGAAAGGCTCATGATCGGAGGCGTAGAAACAAGGCTGCGCGAGCTGGGAAAAAGTCTCAATATGCCAAAGGTACATCCTCACAAGTTCCGGCGAACACTGGCTACGACAGCCATAGACAAAGGAATGCCCATCGAGCAAGTCCAGCAGCTCTTAGGGCATCAAAAGATCGATACGACCATGCACTATGCAATGGTCAAGCAGCAGAACGTAAAGCTGGCGCATAGAAAATTCATTGGCTGA